The Acinetobacter wuhouensis genome includes the window AACAGGATTGGTTGGTTCCATATCAGGATTTCACACAGTATCCAGCAATTCGAGCTTTATGGTTTCCTTACACGGTAAATGGCTGTTTACAGATTGAAGTGTTACATCATGATAGTGAGTTGATGATTGAGTGCTTTGCAGGGATTGGAGAAGACAATGATGCTATTACGGATGCTTTGCAAAATTTTTGCTTAAATTCATTTCATGTATTTGCTGTTGCATTTTGGGATTTACCACAAGGTGATCAGGTCACCATTGAACAATGGGAAATCCAAGGGGTAACTTATCAGGCTTATTTGGGTGCGATGGGAACACGTTTAATGAGTAATGATGAATTCCCTACTTTACCTGAAAATTGGTTCGATAGTTTTTCCTCCGAGATCCAGAAAGAATCAAACTTAGATACTTTGGCGTGGTTTCGATTATTCATCGGAAATAATCAGGGAGATTTGACGGTTGAAGTATTGAGGAATAATGATGTTTGTGAAGAAATACAAAAAGTGATGCGTGAATTAGATTGGATAACATTAGATGGGTATTATAGTATTCGTCATTTTATGATTTTAAAAGTACAGTAAGATAGATAAGATATAAGAATAAGTTAGGTTTGTCTTAAAAGACTTATGTTATCTTGATGTTAATCTATTTAGCAACGATTCAAGGCTCTCTAATTTTGGTTCTGCTAATCGATGCGGTCGTTCTTTTAATCAAAACACCACAAATTATCAGTATTTTTCAACGATTCTTTTTTGTTTAATTCGGCAAAATAACAATAATATCTCTGCCGAACATTGAATATGCTAAATACAAAACAGTTTCACATTGGTCAATACAAAAAATTAAATCTCAATATTGTCACTTGGGATGGTGTAACAGCAGAGGTGGATTTATCCTGCGGTTGTCTATTTGATCATGAAGTTGATCATGCGCCTATACAAGGTGGGCTTGAAGACTTAAACCAAACTTTAAATGACAAGCTTCTGCAAATTCGTCAGCAAAAACTATTTCAAGCCGTACGTTATGAAACCATACTCTTTGATCAGCCACAGCCGAATATTCAGTCTGAAAAAGTCTTGTTAATTGGTATGGGAAGTCCAGAAGATTGGAGCACAGCCGATACCGCAAAAGCAGTACAGATTGCATTTAGAACCGCACAACAATTGGGTTTGGAAAGTGTAGCTTTCGCACCGAGTATTTTAGATACAGGCATACAGATCAAAGCAGATTTGAGCTCTGTTTTAGTTCAGGCTTTGCTTGATGTTTATGATGCACATCTTCAATTGGAACAGTTGGGCTTAGTGAAGCCTTGCACTGTGCAAAATTGGTATTTTGATGCAGGTGATCATCAATTTGAAGAAAAGGCAAATAACTATATTCAAATATTTAAACAACTCACAACACAATAATAGAGAGATTAAATATGAGTGACATTCAGCAAAAACTTAAGTTAAGAGAATTGGAAATTGTCGATGAGCATGATCAACCACGGATTCGACTTAGTGTTGAACAAGGTTTAGCATCAGTTCAATTGTTGAATTTACAAGGCGAAGTTGGCGCTCGTATTGAATTAGATCAAGCCGGATTTTCCAAGATACAACTGGCTTCAATCGCAGAGCCTTTGCTAAATGTCAAACTTGAAATGGATCCCAAAGGCTCACACATCAAATTTGATCATCAGAATGGTGCTTCCAATTATTTGTTTTTAAATAATCAAGGTGCTTCAGGTTTGGTGATGTTAGATGCACAGCAACAGCGTAAGTTTGCTGCGACGGTGAGTGAACAAGGTGTTTTAAAGATTGATCAATAGCGTGGATATTGTGGACTGAAGTAAAGGATTGCCGTTGAATCAACGCCGAATGGTTGTGTAGCGTCGTAATATGTCTTTGTACGCTATGGCGTACATGAATTGAAGGCGTTGTCCAATATACAGCACATCTATATTTTTTTATCATGGGGACATAGAGAGCAGGATGCTCCGAAAATAAAAAGAAAATACAGAACAAGGAATGTGAGGTAAGACAGGAGTCATACCTAAGCATCAAATACGAAAAAAGCCCGACAGGATGTCGGGCTTTTTTTATGTTCAAATTTTACTGATGCGATGTACATTAAAATGAAGGGAGCTTTTAAGCTGTTTTAAAGCTTAGTTATTATTTAGTGAACATCCTGTAACTTGATCCAAAGCATAGAAGTCGTATGGTTTTGCGTGGTGCGACCTGTCATTTGCAGTTGTGTCTTTGAGTGATTCAACTGACCACTGATTTTATATTGGTAACCATTGTCAGGATTTGTCCACAGACCATGGCTAAAGTGACTGTTGTTTGTATTGGTACTAAGCCCTTGTAATACCTCCATACCGATAACAGGTTGGTTTTTAAGGCTTCCAGTACATTTTTGACAGGTTTTTAAATTTTTTGAAGCACCATGCAATTGAGTAATCACGGCACTGTACTGTTGCGTTTTGGAGTTTTTGCGAATCACAATGTCGGAAATATATGCGTCTGTGCGATGATCAATGACTTTCCATGTTCCAATCAGTGGATCGAAAGTATAAGAAAAAGCAGAGCTACTGAATAAGGCAAATGTGAATGCTGTAGATAAGGATTTAAAATTCATAAATAAAAAACAATCAAATAAAAACGTGAATATTATACTTGTTGTGATCGCTATTATTTTTTAAATATTTGATTTAATGTGTCTTTGTTGATTTTAATTTAAAAAAAAACCACCCAATTTTTCAATTGGATGGCTGAGTATCAACTTGAAAATCAGATGAAGTGATTAAGCTTCTTGTTGTGCAGATTGAATCGCAGTTAAGGCGATGGTGAATACAATATCATCCACCAAAGCACCACGAGACAAGTCATTGACTGGTTTATTCAAGCCTTGCAACATTGGTCCTACACTCACGACATTGGCAGAACGTTGTACCGCTTTATAAGTGGTGTTTCCTGTATTTAAATCAGGGAAGATAAATACATTGGCACGACCCGCAACTTTAGAATCAGGTGCTTTAGAACGACCAACACTTTCTACTGAAGCAGCATCGTACTGTAATGGACCATCGATCAATAAATCAGGGCGACGTTGTTTCGCAATCTCAGTGGCTTTCGCGACTTTCTCAACTTCTGCACCTGCGCCTGATGTTCCTGTTGAATAAGAAATCATGGCAATGCGTGGGTCGATACCAAACGCTTTTGCAGAATCTGCTGATTGAATTGCAATTTCAGCCAATTGTTCTGCATCTGGATCAGGGTTAATCGCACAGTCACCGTATACATATACTTCATCAGGCAATAGCATGAAGAATACAGAAGATACCAGTGAATAATCAGGTGCGGTTTTAATCAATTGGAACGCTGGGCGTACAGTATTCGCCGTCGTATGGACAGCACCAGAAACTAAGCCATCGACTTGATCGAGTGCCAACATCATCGTACCGAGTACAACCGTGTCTTGTAGTTGTTCACGTGCTTGCAACTCATTGATTTTGCCTTTACGTAATTCAACCATTTTGGTCACATAGTTTTCACGAATCAGATCAGGATCAATGATTTCTAAGTCAAATGGCAATTCGATATTACGTGCTTTAGCAACTTCAAGAACCGCTTCTGGTTTTGCCAATAAAACACATTGTGCAATTCCACGAGATTGACAAATCGCAGCTGCTTGGATGGTACGTGGTTCATCACCTTCAGGAAGTACAATACGTTTTTTCGCTGCAATTGATTTTTGTACCAATTCATGACGGAATGCAGAAGGTGATAAACGTGGTTTGTAATCACCATTGAGCATTTGAATCAGCCATTCTTGATTGATATGACTTGAAACAAAACGCGTCACTTGATCCGCACGATCGGTATCATCGACTGGGATTTCATTGCTTAAATTCGCCAATTGTTGTGCAGTTTCAAAAGTGCTTAATGGTGTATGTAAAATTGGTAAACCATTTTTAATTGCAGACTGACAGAAATCTAGTACCAATGAATTTGGTTCATGGTGCTCAGTCAAAACAAGACCAGCTAGTGGAATACCATTGCTAGTTGCAAGGCTACTTGCCAGTAATACATCAATACGGTCAGATGCGCTGATAATCAGCTCGCCTGCCGTGAATTTATGTAACTCATGTTCAATATTTGCGGCAATCAAACTGCTGTGTAAGACACGACGTGTTTTTGCTTTACCTTCATTGATCCAAGTGGCTTTGATCTGTTGTGCAAGGTCAGAAATACGTGGCACACTCAAAGTATCGCTAAATGGTACTAAACCAATGATTGGAAACTCAGTTGAGCCAATGTGGGCATGGGTTTTATGAATTTCATTTTTGAAATTATTGGTATCTGAAATTAAACGTAAATTCGGATCAATGGTGACAGGAATCTGTGCAGAATCCGCAGGTAAGCCACGCGTACGCATGAATAAAACACCTGCATTACGCGAAGATGATGCACCACCAAAGTTGCGTAGTTGCGCTTCAACTTTTTCAGCTGTTTGTTCTGGTTTAGTAATATCTGCATTGCTAACAAAAATAACTTTGGCATCTAAAGCTTGAGCCAATGATGCGTTTAAATCACTCGCAAAAGAATCACGTGCAGTAGGTACTAAACCTTCAACAATAATAATATTGTGTGACTTCGCGACTTGGCGTTGTAGGCTGACAGCTTCTTCAAGCAATTCATCAGTTTCACCATTGTTTAATTGCTGAGTCAGCTTCGCATAAGAAATAGGCTCAACTGTATCCAATTTTGAAATATGGCGATACAGTGCCGTGGTACGATCTGGATCGGTATTTAATTCTTGTGAAAATGGTTTTACAAAACCTGCTTTAACACCTTGGCATTCCAAAGCATATACTAAACCTAAACAAGCAGAGGTTAGACCTACGCCTTCTCCAGTTGGAACCAATAAAATCGTTTTCATAGACTATTTCTTTAATAAATAAAAAGCTGTTAATTTTTCAAAGGTTTGTGATGAAAAACTCCGTACAGGATTTGTCGGAGTTCTTCATTTATCTGTTGTGTTTGGGTAAAACCAGATTATTTTCAGTGATGGGATGATGATCAAATCATCCCTTCGACAGCTACAAGTGTTAGGACAGCTTAAGCTGTCGCAACATCAGATTCATGCTTTTTTGCAGCCTGTTGTACCTCATGTTCTACAACGCTTTCAGTTTCTTTAGCAATACGACCTTCTTCATCTGTAGGAACAACCCAGATTTGTGGACCAGTACCTGCATCAATACGACCTTCTGTACCACGTTTTAAACCATCATTGTGTTCTTTGCTGAGGTTGAAACCGAAGTGCGGTAAGTAGGCAATGGTTTTTTCACGGATATAAGCAGAGTTTTCACCAATACCACCCGTGAAGAATAAGCCGTCAATGCGTGGAAGACCACAACTTAAAGCTGCAAGTGATTTTGCTAAACGGTAGCAGAATACTTCAATGGCTAAAGTTGCATCCTCATTGCCTTGCTCAGACGCTTCAATCAAAGTACGCATGTCATTTGAAAGATCAGATAAACCTAATAGACCTGATTGGCTGTTGAGCATCTTATCAATTTTATAGATGTCCCAACCTAAGTTCGAAGCAAGGAAGCTGTGAATACTTGGATCTACATCACCACTACGAGTACCCATCACTACGCCCTCAAGCGGTGTTAAGCCCATAGACGTATCTACAGATTGACCATTCCAGATCGCGCAAGTTGAGCTACCATTACCTAAGTGTGCTGTTAACCAACCACCGTGTT containing:
- a CDS encoding M17 family peptidase N-terminal domain-containing protein, which produces MLNTKQFHIGQYKKLNLNIVTWDGVTAEVDLSCGCLFDHEVDHAPIQGGLEDLNQTLNDKLLQIRQQKLFQAVRYETILFDQPQPNIQSEKVLLIGMGSPEDWSTADTAKAVQIAFRTAQQLGLESVAFAPSILDTGIQIKADLSSVLVQALLDVYDAHLQLEQLGLVKPCTVQNWYFDAGDHQFEEKANNYIQIFKQLTTQ
- the pta gene encoding phosphate acetyltransferase, whose protein sequence is MKTILLVPTGEGVGLTSACLGLVYALECQGVKAGFVKPFSQELNTDPDRTTALYRHISKLDTVEPISYAKLTQQLNNGETDELLEEAVSLQRQVAKSHNIIIVEGLVPTARDSFASDLNASLAQALDAKVIFVSNADITKPEQTAEKVEAQLRNFGGASSSRNAGVLFMRTRGLPADSAQIPVTIDPNLRLISDTNNFKNEIHKTHAHIGSTEFPIIGLVPFSDTLSVPRISDLAQQIKATWINEGKAKTRRVLHSSLIAANIEHELHKFTAGELIISASDRIDVLLASSLATSNGIPLAGLVLTEHHEPNSLVLDFCQSAIKNGLPILHTPLSTFETAQQLANLSNEIPVDDTDRADQVTRFVSSHINQEWLIQMLNGDYKPRLSPSAFRHELVQKSIAAKKRIVLPEGDEPRTIQAAAICQSRGIAQCVLLAKPEAVLEVAKARNIELPFDLEIIDPDLIRENYVTKMVELRKGKINELQAREQLQDTVVLGTMMLALDQVDGLVSGAVHTTANTVRPAFQLIKTAPDYSLVSSVFFMLLPDEVYVYGDCAINPDPDAEQLAEIAIQSADSAKAFGIDPRIAMISYSTGTSGAGAEVEKVAKATEIAKQRRPDLLIDGPLQYDAASVESVGRSKAPDSKVAGRANVFIFPDLNTGNTTYKAVQRSANVVSVGPMLQGLNKPVNDLSRGALVDDIVFTIALTAIQSAQQEA
- a CDS encoding acetate/propionate family kinase; this encodes MSTSVLVINCGSSSIKYALVSERREDRIFGLAENLGSAEARIKGVTAGNQPLELSIPHADHEKALETILGRLSQYKPKAIGHRVVHGGTSTKAELLTPEIVDKIREATPLAPLHNPAHLVGIEATMRLFPELPQVAVFDTAFHQTMPAHAYRYALPKFLYTEHNVRRYGFHGTSHAYVSERGSELAGSYKHGGWLTAHLGNGSSTCAIWNGQSVDTSMGLTPLEGVVMGTRSGDVDPSIHSFLASNLGWDIYKIDKMLNSQSGLLGLSDLSNDMRTLIEASEQGNEDATLAIEVFCYRLAKSLAALSCGLPRIDGLFFTGGIGENSAYIREKTIAYLPHFGFNLSKEHNDGLKRGTEGRIDAGTGPQIWVVPTDEEGRIAKETESVVEHEVQQAAKKHESDVATA
- a CDS encoding DUF6348 family protein — encoded protein: MHSIPIIEPIQQLFEQHNIPYAMEQDWLVPYQDFTQYPAIRALWFPYTVNGCLQIEVLHHDSELMIECFAGIGEDNDAITDALQNFCLNSFHVFAVAFWDLPQGDQVTIEQWEIQGVTYQAYLGAMGTRLMSNDEFPTLPENWFDSFSSEIQKESNLDTLAWFRLFIGNNQGDLTVEVLRNNDVCEEIQKVMRELDWITLDGYYSIRHFMILKVQ
- a CDS encoding DUF2147 domain-containing protein, with amino-acid sequence MNFKSLSTAFTFALFSSSAFSYTFDPLIGTWKVIDHRTDAYISDIVIRKNSKTQQYSAVITQLHGASKNLKTCQKCTGSLKNQPVIGMEVLQGLSTNTNNSHFSHGLWTNPDNGYQYKISGQLNHSKTQLQMTGRTTQNHTTSMLWIKLQDVH